Proteins encoded together in one Nostoc sp. PCC 7524 window:
- a CDS encoding AAA family ATPase, whose amino-acid sequence MLKQLILENWKSFRYAELPLDPLTVLIGTNASGKSNVVEALEFLQRIAKGENIDAALAGDKTLASIRGGVEWAARKPETEFTLKALVQGEDEQTDYLYVIKIQTIPEVRVIQEYIEYEKFYENNDKRKKKINLKHYRFPTKIGLKSSGYILDANNLVELKIEDKEIQPGVSITEIFKNTVFAEIDKVKSCVISNLENILILNPIAANMRNYSPLSDTLANDASNIGGVLVTLPDDQKAEVELKLSTYIKDLPEGDIKKVWAETVGRFGTDAMLYCQEEWKPGEITEIDARSMSDGTLRFLAILTALLIRPEGSQIVIEEIDNGLHPSRAKLLVKILREIGSQRNIDILLTTHNPALLDALSPEIVPFVVVAHRDSETGESKLTLLEDIDNFPKLFASYSLGEMTTKGAIERSLSHGE is encoded by the coding sequence ATGCTTAAGCAACTCATCCTGGAAAATTGGAAAAGTTTCCGTTATGCGGAACTTCCTCTTGACCCTTTGACGGTTCTGATTGGTACTAATGCTAGTGGTAAGTCTAATGTGGTTGAGGCTTTGGAGTTTTTACAAAGAATAGCTAAAGGTGAAAATATTGACGCAGCTTTAGCAGGAGATAAAACTCTTGCATCTATTCGTGGTGGTGTAGAGTGGGCTGCACGGAAACCTGAAACTGAATTTACATTAAAAGCATTAGTTCAGGGTGAGGATGAACAAACTGATTATTTGTATGTTATCAAAATACAAACAATACCTGAAGTAAGAGTTATACAGGAATATATTGAATATGAAAAATTCTATGAAAATAATGATAAACGCAAGAAAAAAATTAACCTTAAACACTATAGGTTTCCAACTAAAATTGGATTAAAAAGCTCAGGATATATTCTTGATGCAAATAACTTAGTAGAATTGAAAATAGAAGATAAAGAAATACAACCCGGTGTAAGTATTACTGAAATATTTAAAAATACAGTTTTCGCGGAGATAGATAAAGTTAAATCTTGTGTAATTTCAAATCTAGAAAATATTTTAATCTTAAATCCCATTGCTGCCAATATGCGTAATTACTCACCTCTTTCAGATACACTAGCAAATGATGCTTCAAACATAGGGGGTGTATTAGTAACGTTACCAGATGACCAAAAGGCAGAAGTGGAATTAAAACTCTCTACTTATATCAAAGATTTACCAGAAGGAGATATTAAAAAAGTATGGGCAGAAACAGTAGGTAGATTTGGCACAGATGCTATGCTTTACTGTCAGGAAGAATGGAAACCAGGTGAAATTACAGAAATTGATGCTAGAAGTATGTCAGATGGAACTTTACGGTTTCTAGCAATTCTGACAGCTTTACTCATCAGACCAGAGGGTAGTCAAATTGTCATCGAAGAAATAGACAATGGTTTGCACCCTTCCCGTGCTAAATTACTGGTGAAAATTTTACGTGAAATTGGCAGCCAAAGAAATATTGATATTTTATTGACTACTCATAACCCAGCTTTGCTTGATGCCTTAAGCCCTGAAATAGTACCATTTGTAGTTGTTGCACACCGTGATTCAGAAACAGGAGAAAGTAAACTTACACTGTTAGAAGATATTGATAATTTTCCTAAGTTGTTCGCATCCTATTCTTTAGGCGAAATGACAACTAAGGGCGCAATTGAAAGAAGTCTTTCTCATGGTGAATAG
- a CDS encoding DUF4276 family protein produces the protein MVRKVYSWRSLADGTNWWKSLVMDIYIYIEGAGDEDDIELLPRQRPGFRSGIRSGKETTTGLRAGFRKFFEELYNIAGENHKIFLVMCGSRRDAYEDFKTALESQPEAFNVLLIDSESPVSSTMTPWEHLRNRTEDQPWILDAINFDNEQCQLMVQTMEAWFIADIDALRTFYGQKFREDTIHQGMARYSSVEQVSKGTLRVWLSAATRRTEKKTYHKTNHAPKLLELLDVTTVRQASPYCDRLFATLQDIIKKP, from the coding sequence ATGGTTAGAAAAGTATACTCTTGGCGATCTCTGGCGGATGGGACAAATTGGTGGAAATCGTTGGTGATGGATATTTATATTTACATTGAGGGTGCAGGAGATGAAGATGATATTGAACTGCTTCCTAGACAACGCCCTGGCTTTCGTAGTGGGATTAGAAGTGGAAAAGAAACTACCACTGGACTACGCGCTGGTTTTAGAAAGTTTTTTGAGGAACTATATAATATTGCTGGTGAAAACCATAAAATATTTCTAGTTATGTGTGGATCAAGGCGTGATGCTTATGAAGACTTTAAAACTGCTTTGGAGTCTCAACCAGAAGCTTTCAATGTTTTATTAATTGATTCTGAATCTCCCGTTTCTTCTACTATGACACCTTGGGAACATCTTAGAAATAGAACAGAAGATCAGCCTTGGATTTTAGATGCAATTAATTTCGATAATGAGCAGTGTCAATTAATGGTACAAACGATGGAAGCATGGTTTATCGCTGATATTGATGCTTTAAGAACATTTTATGGGCAGAAATTCAGAGAAGATACAATCCATCAAGGAATGGCGCGCTATTCTAGCGTAGAACAAGTGTCTAAAGGTACTTTGAGAGTATGGCTTAGTGCTGCTACTCGTCGTACAGAGAAGAAAACATATCATAAAACAAACCATGCTCCAAAGCTTCTAGAATTACTTGATGTCACTACTGTTCGTCAAGCTTCACCGTATTGCGATCGCCTATTCGCCACGCTACAAGATATCATAAAAAAACCTTGA
- the folD gene encoding bifunctional methylenetetrahydrofolate dehydrogenase/methenyltetrahydrofolate cyclohydrolase FolD — protein sequence METKTTKILDGKALAEKIHQELTSQIQSLQAKIGRPPGLAVLMVGDNPASAAYVRNKEKACARVGMTSFGKHFPKETTQQELEDVIAALNEDEQVDGILVQLPLPEHLDAVKLLHQIAPDKDADGLHPVNLGRLVRGEAGLRSCTPAGVMRLLAEYAIPLAGKQAVVVGRSILVGKPMALMLLEADATVTIAHSRSQDIQNITKNADVLIAAAGIPGLITADMVKPGAVVVDVGINRVTDANGKSRLVGDVEFGATANVADYITPVPGGVGPMTVALLLENTFTSYLKAAKDKGILNGK from the coding sequence ATGGAAACCAAAACTACTAAAATCTTAGATGGTAAAGCTTTAGCTGAAAAAATTCACCAAGAACTGACTTCGCAAATTCAATCATTACAAGCCAAAATCGGCCGTCCTCCTGGATTAGCAGTGTTGATGGTGGGGGATAATCCCGCCTCTGCTGCTTATGTTCGCAACAAAGAAAAAGCTTGCGCTAGGGTGGGTATGACTTCTTTTGGTAAACACTTCCCCAAAGAAACTACTCAACAGGAATTAGAGGATGTTATCGCTGCACTTAATGAAGATGAACAGGTAGATGGTATTCTCGTACAGCTACCCCTACCAGAACATCTGGATGCTGTAAAACTGCTGCATCAAATCGCACCTGATAAAGATGCTGACGGACTGCATCCAGTGAATTTAGGGCGTTTGGTACGTGGTGAAGCTGGTTTACGCAGTTGTACACCAGCCGGAGTCATGCGGCTATTGGCGGAATATGCAATTCCTTTGGCGGGAAAACAGGCGGTAGTAGTAGGGCGTAGTATTTTAGTTGGTAAACCTATGGCCTTGATGCTATTGGAAGCTGATGCTACTGTTACCATTGCCCACTCGCGATCGCAAGACATCCAAAATATTACCAAAAATGCGGATGTTCTCATTGCCGCCGCAGGTATTCCCGGATTAATTACTGCTGACATGGTGAAACCAGGCGCTGTTGTGGTAGATGTGGGGATAAATCGCGTCACCGATGCCAATGGCAAGAGTCGCTTAGTTGGCGATGTCGAATTTGGCGCAACTGCTAACGTCGCGGACTACATTACCCCAGTTCCTGGCGGTGTTGGTCCCATGACTGTGGCTTTGTTGTTAGAAAATACCTTCACCAGCTATTTAAAAGCAGCAAAGGATAAAGGTATTTTAAATGGTAAATGA
- the crtE gene encoding geranylgeranyl diphosphate synthase CrtE → MVAADNLQKMPEKATFDLGAYLKERKKICEAALDKSMPVVYPEKIYESMRYSLLAGGKRLRPILCLATCEMMGGTIEMAMPTACAVEMIHTMSLIHDDLPAMDNDDYRRGMLTNHKVYGEDIAILAGDGLLAYAFELVATQTPESVTRERVLQVIARLGRALGAAGLVGGQVVDLDSEGKSDISLETLNFIHNHKTAALLEACVVCGGILAGASSEDVQRLSRYAQNIGLAFQIIDDILDVTATQEQLGKTAGKDLVAQKVTYPSLWGLEKSRAKAQELIEAACAELEPFGQSAQPLQALAHFITSRNH, encoded by the coding sequence ATGGTAGCAGCTGATAACCTTCAGAAGATGCCAGAAAAAGCCACATTTGACCTAGGAGCTTATCTGAAAGAGCGCAAAAAAATTTGTGAAGCGGCTTTAGATAAGTCTATGCCTGTCGTTTATCCAGAAAAGATTTATGAGTCAATGCGCTACTCGCTCTTAGCTGGAGGTAAGCGTCTGCGCCCCATTCTCTGCCTAGCTACCTGTGAAATGATGGGCGGTACAATTGAAATGGCTATGCCCACAGCTTGTGCTGTGGAAATGATCCACACCATGTCATTGATTCACGACGACCTACCCGCAATGGATAATGATGATTATCGGCGTGGTATGTTGACAAATCACAAAGTTTATGGTGAAGACATTGCAATTTTAGCCGGTGATGGCTTATTAGCTTATGCTTTTGAGTTGGTTGCCACCCAAACCCCAGAAAGCGTCACTAGAGAACGTGTTTTACAGGTAATTGCTCGTTTAGGACGTGCATTAGGCGCTGCTGGCTTAGTAGGTGGTCAAGTAGTTGACTTAGATTCAGAGGGTAAGTCAGATATTTCTCTAGAAACTCTCAACTTCATCCATAACCATAAGACAGCCGCCCTGTTAGAAGCTTGTGTTGTTTGTGGGGGAATTTTAGCTGGTGCATCATCGGAAGATGTACAAAGACTCTCCCGCTACGCCCAAAACATTGGACTAGCATTTCAAATCATTGATGATATTCTCGATGTCACTGCTACCCAAGAGCAATTGGGCAAAACCGCAGGGAAAGACCTTGTAGCCCAGAAAGTCACCTACCCTAGTCTCTGGGGCCTGGAAAAATCCCGTGCTAAAGCCCAAGAACTAATTGAAGCAGCTTGTGCAGAACTAGAACCTTTTGGGCAATCAGCACAGCCTCTACAAGCACTC
- a CDS encoding NUDIX hydrolase, producing the protein MTNQQVHVAIAILYQDNKFLMQLRDNIPNIPYPGHWALFGGHIEPGETPDVAVQREILEEIGYTLPSFFAFDCYPDETVVRHVFHAPLLVEFHELELNEGCDMGLLTPEDIRQGKFYSKNVGEVRPLGSAAQQILLDFMSQ; encoded by the coding sequence ATGACTAACCAACAAGTTCATGTAGCGATCGCTATTCTTTACCAAGATAATAAATTTTTAATGCAGCTGCGGGACAATATCCCTAATATTCCCTACCCTGGACACTGGGCGCTGTTTGGTGGTCATATCGAACCCGGTGAAACTCCAGATGTGGCAGTGCAGCGAGAAATTTTAGAAGAAATTGGCTATACTCTGCCTTCATTTTTTGCATTTGACTGTTATCCCGATGAGACGGTTGTGCGTCATGTGTTTCATGCACCCTTGTTAGTCGAGTTCCATGAACTAGAGTTAAATGAAGGCTGCGATATGGGGTTATTGACACCAGAGGATATTCGTCAGGGTAAATTTTATTCCAAAAACGTAGGAGAAGTAAGACCTCTAGGCTCTGCGGCACAGCAAATTTTACTAGACTTTATGAGTCAATAG
- a CDS encoding PEP-CTERM sorting domain-containing protein (PEP-CTERM proteins occur, often in large numbers, in the proteomes of bacteria that also encode an exosortase, a predicted intramembrane cysteine proteinase. The presence of a PEP-CTERM domain at a protein's C-terminus predicts cleavage within the sorting domain, followed by covalent anchoring to some some component of the (usually Gram-negative) cell surface. Many PEP-CTERM proteins exhibit an unusual sequence composition that includes large numbers of potential glycosylation sites. Expression of one such protein has been shown restore the ability of a bacterium to form floc, a type of biofilm.), whose amino-acid sequence MKFVKQLVFTAASLALCFSAVDVKSASAVIVNYAFSVDSPTKTGKGFFSFDDSTFSSGSFPEAIVKSLTFQFDGDSNIYTEKDDTAYPDFPVVFLSSSSTGKPIPQLSYFFFDKTSPDKFFYEIVGEDLTILDGEFQNTEIGFGKVSYTKVPEPATMLGVMLVSGLSLIVGKKAKSVKKVAA is encoded by the coding sequence ATGAAATTCGTTAAACAATTAGTTTTTACTGCTGCTAGTCTTGCTCTGTGTTTTTCTGCTGTAGATGTAAAATCTGCATCTGCTGTTATCGTTAATTACGCTTTCTCTGTTGATAGTCCTACCAAAACAGGGAAAGGCTTTTTTAGCTTTGATGATTCTACTTTTAGTAGTGGCAGCTTTCCAGAAGCAATAGTTAAGTCATTGACTTTTCAATTTGATGGAGACTCAAATATTTATACAGAAAAAGATGATACTGCTTATCCTGACTTTCCTGTTGTCTTTTTGTCTTCATCTTCTACAGGTAAGCCAATTCCACAATTAAGTTATTTCTTCTTCGATAAAACGAGTCCTGATAAATTCTTCTATGAAATAGTTGGGGAAGATTTAACAATTCTTGACGGCGAATTTCAAAATACTGAAATAGGCTTTGGTAAAGTATCTTATACAAAAGTACCTGAACCTGCTACTATGCTTGGTGTTATGCTTGTTTCTGGTCTTAGCTTAATCGTCGGGAAAAAAGCAAAATCAGTGAAAAAAGTGGCAGCTTAA
- a CDS encoding AI-2E family transporter yields the protein MQSINKWPRWLTVGLAFPIAILNGWLLIQVVQYLQPLVSVFVSAVLLAFVLDYPIQFFQRRGVQRNLAIGGVLLLAVVILVALGLTLVPLIIGQLNELVNILPNWIDSGVQQLDVFQNWIATQTLPVNLSGLVTQVLERLSNQLQSVTGKILGLAFDTIGVVVNVVLAIVLTIYMVLNGDRLWDGIYQWFPPHISSKIRPILREDFHNYFIGQATLGAVLAITVTLAFVALRVPLALLFGIGIGFFSLFPFGTGIGITIVSLLVALENFWQGVEVLGVAVAIDQVNSNFVAPRILGNLTGLNPVWVVVSLLLGAKLGGVLGLLVAIPTASFIKDITDTWRAGEFHKIDNLESDAANVETDVVVTHG from the coding sequence ATGCAATCAATAAACAAATGGCCACGATGGTTAACTGTGGGATTGGCCTTTCCTATTGCTATTCTCAATGGTTGGCTATTAATTCAGGTTGTACAGTATCTCCAACCTTTGGTGAGTGTTTTTGTATCGGCTGTTCTGCTAGCTTTTGTTTTAGATTATCCCATCCAATTTTTTCAAAGACGTGGGGTGCAACGTAACTTGGCAATTGGTGGGGTGTTATTGTTAGCTGTGGTGATTCTAGTTGCTTTAGGTCTGACCTTAGTACCACTGATCATAGGTCAGCTGAATGAGCTAGTGAATATTTTGCCTAATTGGATTGATTCTGGTGTTCAGCAATTAGATGTTTTCCAAAATTGGATAGCAACACAAACCTTACCTGTGAATTTAAGCGGTTTAGTGACGCAAGTCTTGGAAAGACTGTCTAATCAATTGCAGTCTGTCACTGGGAAAATTCTGGGTTTGGCTTTCGATACTATTGGTGTTGTGGTGAATGTGGTGCTGGCGATAGTGCTGACTATTTATATGGTATTAAATGGCGATCGCTTATGGGATGGAATTTATCAATGGTTTCCCCCTCACATCAGCTCGAAAATCCGGCCAATACTACGGGAAGATTTTCATAATTACTTTATCGGTCAGGCTACATTGGGGGCTGTACTAGCTATAACAGTGACTTTGGCATTTGTAGCCTTACGAGTTCCCCTAGCACTACTTTTTGGCATTGGTATTGGCTTTTTCTCACTGTTTCCTTTTGGTACAGGTATCGGTATTACTATTGTTAGTTTATTAGTTGCTTTAGAAAACTTTTGGCAGGGTGTGGAAGTTTTAGGGGTAGCCGTAGCCATAGACCAAGTTAACTCTAATTTTGTTGCACCTCGAATTCTGGGTAATTTAACTGGTTTAAATCCTGTGTGGGTTGTAGTTTCTTTATTATTGGGAGCTAAATTAGGCGGTGTTTTGGGTTTATTAGTTGCTATCCCTACAGCCAGTTTTATTAAAGATATAACAGATACGTGGCGGGCTGGAGAATTTCACAAAATAGATAATCTGGAATCAGATGCAGCAAATGTTGAAACTGATGTAGTAGTGACTCACGGCTAA
- a CDS encoding alkaline phosphatase D family protein, with translation MESNHPLKLNRRRFLLNSAITAGGIITTNIVSKSRVFAQAPAIITSDRMRPGVPYGIATGDITNNNVVIWSKSDRPARMIVEYSTSPSFSSVQRVLGPQALEASDFTARLNLRNLPPNQQIFYRVLFQDLDYQDTYSEPVNGSFRTPAITGRDICFVWGGDTAGQGWGINPDFGGMRIYETMRQMNPDFFVHCGDTIYADNPIVAERTLDDLTIWRNITTEEKSKVAETLKEFRGNYQYNLLDENVKRFNAEVPMLAQWDDHEVTNNWYPGEILNDDRYTVKDVNLLTQRARQAFLEYMPIGFTSDNTDQARIYRSFNYGPLLDIFMLDERTYRGRNTPNNQPVPGPDTDMLGSKQVQWIKRQLLTSKATWKVISSDMPLGLIVRDGSRDFEAWANADNGVPLGRELELADLLRFIKQRNIKNVVWITADVHYAAAHYYDPNKAQFQDFKPFWEFVAGPLNAGTFGPNQLENTFGPQLIFQSLPPGTRANRPPSEGLQFFGAVKINAATKVMTVSLRNLVGETVYSIDLPPEA, from the coding sequence ATGGAATCGAATCATCCCCTAAAACTAAACCGTCGTCGGTTTTTGTTGAATTCAGCTATTACAGCAGGTGGCATTATTACTACAAATATTGTCTCCAAATCACGAGTTTTTGCCCAAGCACCAGCAATTATTACCTCTGATAGAATGCGTCCTGGTGTACCCTATGGCATAGCTACCGGAGACATCACCAATAATAATGTTGTGATTTGGAGTAAAAGCGATCGCCCAGCCAGAATGATCGTAGAATATTCCACTAGCCCATCTTTTAGTAGTGTGCAGCGCGTTTTGGGGCCACAGGCTTTAGAAGCTAGCGACTTTACAGCCAGATTGAATCTCAGAAATCTGCCACCCAATCAACAAATCTTTTATCGGGTGCTATTCCAAGATTTAGATTATCAAGACACCTACAGTGAACCTGTAAATGGTAGTTTCCGCACTCCAGCTATCACTGGGCGAGATATCTGCTTCGTTTGGGGTGGAGATACCGCCGGTCAAGGATGGGGTATTAATCCTGACTTTGGTGGTATGAGAATTTACGAAACCATGCGCCAAATGAATCCCGACTTTTTCGTTCACTGTGGCGACACTATCTATGCTGATAACCCCATTGTTGCCGAAAGAACACTTGATGATCTCACAATTTGGCGCAATATCACCACAGAAGAAAAATCTAAAGTTGCTGAAACACTCAAAGAATTTCGTGGTAACTATCAATACAACTTGTTAGATGAAAATGTGAAGCGTTTTAATGCTGAAGTTCCCATGTTGGCACAATGGGACGACCACGAAGTTACCAATAACTGGTATCCTGGGGAAATCCTTAATGATGACCGCTATACAGTTAAGGATGTGAACTTGTTAACACAACGGGCAAGACAAGCATTTTTAGAGTATATGCCCATTGGTTTTACAAGTGATAATACAGACCAAGCTAGAATTTATCGCTCTTTCAACTATGGCCCCTTGTTAGATATTTTCATGCTGGATGAGCGCACCTACAGAGGGCGAAATACTCCCAATAATCAGCCAGTACCAGGGCCAGACACCGATATGCTCGGTAGTAAACAAGTGCAATGGATAAAACGTCAATTGCTGACATCCAAAGCTACATGGAAAGTGATTTCTAGCGATATGCCATTAGGATTAATAGTTAGAGATGGCAGTAGAGACTTTGAAGCTTGGGCTAACGCAGATAATGGTGTACCTTTAGGCAGAGAATTAGAACTAGCTGACTTACTCCGATTTATTAAACAGAGAAATATCAAGAATGTTGTGTGGATAACTGCTGATGTCCACTACGCAGCCGCCCACTATTATGACCCCAACAAAGCACAGTTTCAAGATTTCAAACCTTTCTGGGAGTTTGTCGCAGGGCCTCTCAACGCTGGTACATTTGGGCCCAATCAATTAGAAAATACTTTTGGCCCACAGTTGATATTCCAAAGCTTACCTCCTGGTACAAGAGCAAATCGACCTCCAAGCGAAGGTTTACAATTCTTTGGTGCAGTCAAAATAAATGCTGCTACAAAAGTGATGACTGTATCATTGCGTAACTTGGTAGGAGAAACTGTTTACAGTATAGATTTGCCACCAGAAGCATAA
- a CDS encoding AAA family ATPase produces MDGKRFIHKLRLKNFLSYGSEGEEIELQPLNVLIGANTSGKSNLIEAIGILKATPTDLLAPFRQGGGVSEFLWKGAEGIPLAELQAIVGYPKGLQPLRYKLNFTASAQRVEIVDEVIENQYPNEGEREAHFYYRFDDGGHPVFRVREEGPWAGIYNEFWTTESPRINQSILSQLQEARIYPEITYLRNQFANIALYRDFPMGRHGKLRDMQKADLPEHPLLEDGSNLGLVLNNLQYQIGNRQIIETLKKFYDNAEELSVRIYGGTVQIFIREANLIQPIPVNRLSDGTLHYLFLIALLLDPTPPPLICIEEPEIGLHPDILPTIAEMLIEASQRTQLIVTTHSDALVSALSEYPESVIVCERDSKGSHLHRQEPDRLKKWLEKYTLGDLWRMGQIGGNRW; encoded by the coding sequence ATGGATGGCAAAAGATTTATTCACAAATTGCGATTAAAAAACTTCCTTTCTTATGGAAGTGAAGGGGAAGAAATTGAACTACAACCATTAAATGTATTAATAGGGGCAAACACATCTGGTAAGTCAAATTTAATTGAGGCAATTGGAATTTTAAAAGCAACACCTACAGACTTACTTGCTCCATTTCGTCAAGGTGGAGGAGTTAGTGAGTTTCTTTGGAAAGGTGCTGAGGGAATTCCATTAGCAGAATTACAAGCTATTGTTGGTTATCCCAAAGGATTACAACCTCTACGCTATAAGTTAAATTTTACTGCATCTGCTCAAAGAGTTGAGATAGTAGATGAAGTTATAGAAAATCAATATCCAAATGAGGGAGAACGTGAAGCACATTTTTATTATCGTTTTGATGATGGTGGTCATCCAGTTTTTAGAGTTAGAGAAGAAGGTCCTTGGGCAGGAATATATAATGAATTTTGGACAACTGAATCACCTCGTATAAATCAATCTATACTATCTCAATTACAGGAAGCACGTATATATCCAGAAATAACTTATCTCCGCAATCAATTCGCCAATATTGCTCTATATAGAGATTTTCCTATGGGTCGCCACGGAAAATTAAGAGATATGCAAAAAGCTGATTTACCTGAACACCCTCTTTTAGAAGATGGAAGTAATTTAGGATTAGTTTTAAATAACTTACAATACCAAATAGGAAATAGACAAATTATTGAGACTCTCAAAAAATTTTATGATAATGCTGAAGAACTGAGTGTCAGAATATATGGCGGTACTGTACAAATATTTATTCGTGAAGCAAATCTTATTCAACCTATTCCCGTAAATCGTTTATCTGATGGTACGCTTCATTATTTATTTTTAATAGCTCTACTATTAGATCCAACTCCACCACCACTTATTTGTATTGAAGAACCAGAAATTGGTTTACATCCAGATATTTTACCTACTATTGCTGAAATGCTAATTGAAGCATCTCAGAGAACACAATTAATTGTCACAACTCATTCTGATGCTTTGGTTTCGGCTTTAAGCGAATATCCTGAATCAGTAATAGTTTGTGAACGAGATTCTAAAGGTAGCCATCTCCATCGTCAGGAACCTGATAGATTGAAAAAATGGTTAGAAAAGTATACTCTTGGCGATCTCTGGCGGATGGGACAAATTGGTGGAAATCGTTGGTGA